Proteins co-encoded in one Malus domestica chromosome 09, GDT2T_hap1 genomic window:
- the LOC103442871 gene encoding AP2/ERF and B3 domain-containing transcription repressor RAV2-like, which produces MDLMSCWNRSTRDYSTVIGAKAASSNKLPSSSYKGVVPQSNGRWGAQIYEKSHRVWLGTFDDEEEAAKTYNIASLKFRGLDAITNFSPNQMTPYERDVTEALFLESHSKAEIVDMLRKHSYANELEMYKHKLYNGGALGLDAGGKRMKCHLDLMDTCSSERELLFEKVATPSDVGRLNRMVIPKQHAEKHFQVHLSVGFGKGVLLKFEDELGNVWRFGYCYWSSSQSYVLSKGWIRFVKEKKLKAGDVVRFERSVGEDKKLFIDCRPRNVDVSGIREMHGRVGQPLGTAQDDGMVRLFGVNIQPSTWPRYQ; this is translated from the coding sequence atggATTTGATGAGTTGCTGGAATAGAAGCACAAGGGACTACTCAACAGTGATTGGAGCAAAGGCTGCCAGTTCAAACAAGTTGCCTTCTTCTAGCTACAAAGGAGTAGTGCCCCAGTCAAATGGCAGATGGGGAGCTCAAATATACGAGAAGAGTCATCGTGTGTGGTTGGGAACcttcgatgatgaagaagaagctgcTAAAACCTACAACATTGCTTCGCTAAAGTTCCGGGGTCTTGATGCCATCACAAATTTCAGTCCGAACCAAATGACACCCTACGAACGTGATGTCACTGAGGCTCTTTTCTTGGAGTCCCATTCCAAGGCTGAGATTGTTGACATGCTTCGAAAACATTCTTATGCCAACGAGCTCGAGATGTACAAGCATAAGTTGTACAATGGTGGTGCCCTAGGCCTTGATGCCGGCGGAAAGCGTATGAAGTGTCACCTTGATTTAATGGACACATGTAGTAGCGAGAGGGAGCTGCTTTTCGAGAAAGTGGCAACACCAAGCGATGTAGGGAGATTGAACCGCATGGTTATACCAAAACAACATGCCGAGAAGCATTTTCAGGTTCATCTGAGTGTAGGGTTTGGTAAGGGGGTGTTGTTGAAATTTGAGGATGAGTTGGGTAATGTGTGGAGGTTTGGGTATTGTTATTGGAGTAGTAGTCAGAGCTATGTGTTGAGCAAAGGGTGGATTCGCTTTGTGAAGGAGAAGAAGCTGAAAGCTGGTGATGTTGTGAGGTTTGAGAGATCAGTAGGGGAGGATAAGAAGCTGTTCATTGACTGTAGACCAAGAAACGTCGACGTGTCGGGGATCAGGGAGATGCATGGTAGGGTTGGTCAGCCTTTAGGGACGGCTCAAGATGATGGAATGGTGAGATTGTTCGGAGTTAACATACAACCTTCTACCTGGCCTCGGTACCAGTAG
- the LOC139198542 gene encoding transcription factor AS1-like, whose product MEELSRAEPEERLTSEEQTLVVSRQAKHGNKLKKIVAKLPGHTPKHLGKSWEAKAAAGVGEGKEAERGGGEIEAKIRCLREYEAAFVGRIERDYRQQGGAEHAAEGGGGQ is encoded by the exons ATGGAAGAACTATCTAGAGCCGAGCCTGAAGAAAGGTTGACCTCGGAAGAGCAAACCCTCGTCGTCTCCCGCCAGGCCAAGCATGGCAACAAGTTGAAAAAGATCGTTGCCAAGCTCCCTGGTCACACCCCCAAGCACCTCGGTAAGTCGTGGGAG GCTAAAGCAGCAGCTGGAGTCGGTGAAGGGAAGGAAGCGGAGAGAGGCGGTGGAGAAATCGAGGCGAAGATAAGGTGTTTGAGAGAGTATGAGGCGGCATTCGTGGGGAGAATCGAGAGGGATTACAGGCAACAGGGAGGAGCGGAGCATGCCGCAGAGGGAGGCGGAGGGCAATGA